The Nicotiana tomentosiformis chromosome 9, ASM39032v3, whole genome shotgun sequence genome contains the following window.
ATAGAGTTAACAGAGATAATAAAAGAGCCATTAGAAGAATCCGAAAATGGACAGGATTTAAGCATATGCAATTCCCATTCACATATCTTGGATGCCCTATCTATATAGGCAGAAAGAAGATTTGCTACTTCTCTGATCTAGCTACAAAAGTGCTAAACAAACCTGGCGGCTGGCAAGGGAAGCTCCTATCATTTGGTGGTAAAGCAATTATTATCAAACACATACTTCAGTCTCAAACTCTATATCTGCTTGCAGCTATGGTTCCTCCCAAGACCATTATCAAGCAGATTGAAATGTACTTGTCAAATTTCTTCTGGGGTGAAAAAGCAGGCAAGAAGAGCTATCACTAGTGCTCCTGGGATAATATGAGCTATCCTACCGATGAGGGAGGAATTGGTTTTAAAAAGCTACAAGATATATGCAACTCGTTTGCAGCAAAAAAATGGTGGAAACTCATGGTGAAAGATAATTTGTGGACAAAATTTCTCCGAGCTAAATAGTGCCAAAGATCTAACCCCATCTCAAAAAGATTGGACCCCAAAGACTCTAACCCTCGGAGGAGCCTAATGGAGACCAGAGACAAGGTTGAGCCTAAAATTCTCCGGAAGATCAACAAGGGCAATATCTTGTTTTGGTGGGATAAGTGGATTCCCCAGGGTAACATTAAAACATACGCCAACCTTCCTTCGAAACCAGGAAACATCAACGTTAGAGAGTTTTTCACCAACCATGGCTGGAACATTGAGCTTCTCCAGGACACTGTGCCACAGAGAGTTTTAGATGAGATTATGCAAATCAAGATTGGCCGTAATCAAATTCAAGACCAAGCCATCTGGACCCCCAACCCTCAAGGATCCTTTACATGCTCCTCTGCCTATCAACTTCTAAGGAAAAGAAGAGAGAGCTCACCTCAACTAGCCAAAATCTGGAATAAGCATCTACCTTTTAAAATCTCCTTTGCAACATGG
Protein-coding sequences here:
- the LOC138898442 gene encoding uncharacterized protein, whose translation is METRDKVEPKILRKINKGNILFWWDKWIPQGNIKTYANLPSKPGNINVREFFTNHGWNIELLQDTVPQRVLDEIMQIKIGRNQIQDQAIWTPNPQGSFTCSSAYQLLRKRRESSPQLAKIWNKHLPFKISFATWRLLKGRVPEEETMDHVFANSNTAKKVLFQVKVSMGQKYSQMNWDWTWNIVCNVVEDYKTRLKSVMVLWEPPDSNQ